A region from the Rubrivirga sp. SAORIC476 genome encodes:
- a CDS encoding right-handed parallel beta-helix repeat-containing protein, producing the protein MTPADPGASAALTASWMALAASGLVLVASWLTLALSGCHDDPPRPLTEAAWDDLEPSDVCGSDADCSDPLAAFAAPGRSTYVVAGADPSASDRNPGTAERPWRTISRAARAGALRPGDAVLIRAGVYRESVRPASGGTGPDARVTFAAYPGDTVVITGADPADGGWERQRDGAWRRPWTGGQMLTYSDDPTFRLEQVVAAGRVLRPVGQRADLAPGRFWREGPDAQPTALVARFRDDQAPGLGGGVEVGMRRVLFSPVGSDPYAECGDPSTPGWFRVVGLTFRYATNRAQEGAVCAGREGGLVEDVRVEWTNGLGIDASGRGHTFRQTRADLNGQMGWGGGCQGCLFEDNAAVGNNWKGHDPYWEAGGGKWVGTTDSVIRRHYAAHNGGPGIWLDGGNHRNTIEGCLLVGNASAGIMLELNTTETLVQHNVAAATRWLRWTGTGILSQAASRNAYVHNTVEANEGSGVWLRLDPDRRAPDGANVVANNWIAGNVTGEHEAREMSIAGTSPAHVRTTRFAGNAYGRRGRDLYQSTFYLAPVPDLEADFRSDDLAMWQRLVGGDRTARLVNPGDRVPAGPVDPVDAGAPGTRVIPSAQVGADLARVRARGDWSGAPAAPWWPR; encoded by the coding sequence GTGACGCCCGCCGACCCCGGCGCCTCGGCGGCCCTCACGGCGTCCTGGATGGCCCTCGCGGCCTCCGGCCTCGTGCTCGTCGCCTCCTGGCTGACGCTCGCGCTCTCCGGTTGCCACGACGATCCCCCCCGTCCGCTCACCGAGGCGGCCTGGGACGACCTGGAGCCGAGCGACGTGTGCGGATCGGACGCCGACTGCTCCGATCCGCTGGCGGCCTTCGCGGCCCCAGGAAGATCTACCTACGTCGTGGCGGGTGCCGACCCCTCGGCGAGTGACCGCAACCCCGGCACGGCCGAACGGCCCTGGCGGACGATCTCCCGCGCAGCTCGTGCAGGCGCTCTCCGGCCCGGCGACGCCGTGCTGATCCGCGCGGGCGTCTATCGGGAGTCGGTTCGCCCTGCGTCTGGGGGGACCGGCCCCGACGCGCGCGTCACGTTCGCCGCCTATCCCGGCGACACGGTCGTCATCACCGGTGCGGACCCGGCCGACGGCGGCTGGGAGCGCCAGCGCGACGGCGCGTGGCGGCGGCCCTGGACGGGCGGGCAGATGCTCACCTACTCCGACGACCCGACCTTCCGCCTCGAGCAGGTCGTCGCCGCAGGGCGCGTGCTGCGGCCCGTCGGCCAGCGCGCCGACCTCGCGCCAGGGCGGTTCTGGCGCGAGGGCCCGGACGCCCAGCCGACCGCCCTCGTGGCCCGCTTTCGCGACGACCAGGCCCCCGGCCTCGGTGGCGGCGTGGAGGTGGGCATGCGGCGTGTGCTGTTCTCCCCCGTCGGCAGCGACCCCTACGCCGAGTGCGGCGATCCGTCCACGCCCGGCTGGTTCCGGGTCGTCGGCCTGACGTTCCGGTACGCGACGAACCGCGCCCAGGAAGGGGCCGTGTGCGCCGGACGCGAGGGCGGGCTGGTCGAAGACGTCCGCGTGGAGTGGACGAACGGGCTGGGCATCGACGCGTCGGGGCGGGGCCACACCTTCCGGCAGACGCGCGCCGACCTGAACGGCCAGATGGGCTGGGGCGGCGGCTGCCAGGGCTGCCTGTTCGAGGACAACGCCGCGGTCGGGAACAACTGGAAGGGGCACGATCCCTACTGGGAGGCGGGAGGAGGGAAGTGGGTGGGCACCACCGACTCGGTCATCCGCCGCCACTACGCGGCCCACAACGGTGGCCCCGGCATCTGGCTCGACGGCGGCAATCACCGCAACACCATCGAGGGGTGCTTGCTGGTGGGCAACGCGAGCGCGGGCATCATGCTCGAACTGAACACGACCGAGACGCTCGTTCAGCACAACGTCGCCGCCGCGACGCGCTGGCTGCGCTGGACCGGGACGGGCATTCTCTCGCAGGCGGCGAGCCGCAACGCCTACGTCCACAACACCGTCGAGGCGAACGAGGGCAGTGGCGTCTGGCTTCGCCTCGACCCCGACCGTCGCGCGCCCGACGGTGCCAACGTGGTGGCCAACAACTGGATCGCGGGGAACGTGACCGGAGAGCATGAGGCGCGCGAGATGTCAATCGCCGGGACGAGCCCCGCGCACGTCCGCACGACGCGGTTCGCGGGCAACGCCTACGGCCGCCGCGGCCGCGACCTCTACCAGTCGACCTTCTACCTGGCGCCCGTCCCCGACCTGGAGGCCGACTTCCGAAGCGACGACCTCGCCATGTGGCAGCGCCTCGTCGGCGGCGACCGGACGGCGCGGCTCGTGAACCCGGGCGACCGCGTCCCCGCAGGCCCCGTCGACCCGGTCGATGCCGGGGCGCCCGGCACGCGAGTGATTCCTTCCGCTCAGGTGGGGGCCGATCTCGCTCGGGTGCGTGCGCGAGGGGACTGGTCCGGAGCCCCCGCAGCGCCCTGGTGGCCCCGTTAA
- a CDS encoding PIG-L deacetylase family protein: MFALDPALGRAEPLRVVCLGAHADDIEIGAGGTLLRLLAERPRTEVTHVVFSGSADRAAEARAAADALLADAARADVHLLSHRDGFFPFEASDIKAFARETLESVRPHLVLTHRRDDAHQDHRVIADLAWQTFRGAAIAAYEIPKWDGDLDRPNAYVRLDAAVLDHKLAILDAHFPSQATKGWYDAETFRGLARLRGVEAGARYAEAFHCTKLVW; this comes from the coding sequence GTGTTCGCTCTCGACCCTGCCCTCGGGCGTGCCGAGCCGCTGCGCGTGGTCTGCCTCGGCGCCCACGCCGACGACATCGAGATCGGGGCCGGAGGGACGCTGCTGCGCCTGCTCGCTGAGCGGCCGCGCACCGAGGTCACCCACGTCGTCTTCTCCGGCTCGGCCGACCGCGCCGCCGAGGCCCGCGCCGCCGCGGACGCGTTGCTGGCCGACGCCGCTCGCGCCGACGTCCACCTGCTGTCGCACCGCGACGGCTTCTTCCCGTTCGAGGCGAGCGACATCAAGGCCTTTGCGCGGGAGACGCTCGAATCCGTCCGCCCCCACCTCGTGCTGACGCACCGCCGCGACGACGCCCACCAGGACCACCGGGTGATCGCGGACCTCGCGTGGCAGACGTTCCGTGGCGCGGCGATCGCGGCGTACGAGATCCCGAAGTGGGACGGCGACCTCGACCGGCCCAACGCCTACGTCCGCCTCGACGCGGCCGTGCTGGACCACAAGCTGGCGATCCTCGACGCCCACTTCCCCAGCCAGGCCACGAAGGGCTGGTACGACGCCGAGACGTTCCGTGGCCTCGCGCGCCTTCGCGGCGTCGAGGCCGGGGCGCGCTACGCCGAGGCGTTCCACTGCACCAAGCTGGTCTGGTGA
- a CDS encoding glutamate-1-semialdehyde 2,1-aminomutase, translating into MSPLDPYFDRFATSRAHQARAHRLIPGGAHTYAKGDDQMPEWMPVVVDRGEGAHVWDLDGNRFIEYGQGLRAVTLGHAEPRVVAAAVRQMERGTNFSRPARVELEAAEAFLDLVGAECVKFCKDGSSATTAAVKVARAATGRDTVAMCGDHPFLSQDDWFIGTTPMDAGIPQAVKDLTVAFPYGDLGALVDVLDAHRPACVIMEAVRDESDPTDYLRACIAACRERGVVFVLDEMITGFRWSARGAQGLFGLDPDLSTFGKALANGHSVSALAGRRDLMAAGGLDTDADRVFLLSSTHGAETHGLAAAVETMRIARAEDVEGQLMRQGARLREGVAEVVRQSGAEGFVGTAGRDCNLVFYTRDPDGAASQPYRTLFLQELTRRGVLAPSFVITTAHTDPVIDETVEAVAGALAVYVRALDAGTTDGFLLGRPVQPVFRKKAGTVWTSVSRSGGDGAVSAHPRIRATPQDS; encoded by the coding sequence ATGTCGCCTCTCGACCCCTACTTCGACCGCTTCGCCACCAGCCGCGCCCACCAGGCCCGCGCGCATCGACTGATTCCGGGCGGCGCGCACACGTATGCCAAGGGCGACGACCAGATGCCCGAGTGGATGCCTGTCGTGGTCGACCGCGGCGAGGGGGCGCATGTCTGGGACCTCGACGGCAACCGATTCATCGAGTACGGCCAGGGGCTGCGGGCGGTCACGCTGGGCCACGCCGAGCCGCGCGTCGTCGCGGCGGCGGTCCGGCAGATGGAGCGAGGCACCAACTTCTCCCGTCCGGCACGCGTGGAGCTGGAGGCTGCCGAGGCGTTCCTCGACCTCGTCGGCGCCGAGTGCGTCAAGTTCTGCAAGGACGGCTCGTCGGCGACGACGGCGGCCGTCAAGGTGGCCCGCGCCGCGACCGGCCGCGATACCGTCGCGATGTGCGGCGACCACCCGTTCCTGTCCCAGGACGACTGGTTCATCGGCACGACGCCGATGGACGCGGGCATCCCGCAGGCCGTCAAGGACCTGACGGTGGCGTTCCCGTACGGCGACCTCGGTGCGCTGGTGGACGTGCTCGACGCGCACCGGCCCGCGTGCGTCATCATGGAGGCGGTCCGCGACGAGAGCGACCCGACGGACTACCTCCGCGCCTGCATCGCCGCGTGCCGCGAGCGGGGCGTGGTGTTCGTGCTGGACGAGATGATCACCGGCTTCCGGTGGTCGGCCCGCGGCGCCCAGGGCCTGTTCGGCCTCGACCCCGACCTGTCGACGTTCGGCAAGGCGCTCGCCAACGGCCACTCGGTCAGCGCCCTCGCCGGGCGCCGGGACCTGATGGCGGCGGGCGGGCTCGACACGGACGCCGACCGCGTCTTCCTGCTCTCCAGTACGCACGGCGCCGAGACGCACGGACTGGCCGCGGCAGTCGAGACGATGCGGATCGCTCGCGCCGAAGACGTCGAGGGCCAGCTCATGCGCCAGGGCGCGCGACTGCGAGAGGGCGTCGCCGAGGTCGTCCGCCAGTCGGGCGCGGAGGGCTTCGTGGGAACGGCCGGCCGGGACTGCAACCTCGTGTTCTATACCCGAGACCCCGATGGCGCGGCGTCCCAGCCCTACCGGACCCTCTTCCTCCAAGAGCTGACGCGCCGTGGCGTCCTCGCGCCGTCGTTCGTGATCACGACGGCCCACACGGACCCGGTGATCGACGAGACCGTCGAGGCGGTCGCGGGCGCGCTGGCGGTCTACGTCCGCGCCCTCGACGCGGGCACCACGGACGGCTTCCTGCTCGGCCGACCGGTTCAGCCTGTGTTCCGGAAGAAAGCCGGGACGGTTTGGACCTCTGTATCGCGATCCGGCGGCGACGGCGCCGTTTCTGCACATCCGCGCATCCGCGCGACCCCCCAAGACTCATGA
- a CDS encoding DUF4910 domain-containing protein → MPVAAPPPAPARLGESAEADVPDVGAALHKLVAEWLPFRRGLTGAGLREQLLAISERVPMRISEVPSGTKVLDWTVPKEWRVREAYLAREDGTRIVDWADSPLHLVQYSVAVRDTMPLWALRAHLHTLPEQPSLVPYRTSYYAPTWGFCLTHDALDALAAEIGEGGEVRVVIDAEHVDGSLTMGEVVIEGETSDEILFSAHACHPALANDNTASLAVATMLARRLLNGPKRRHTIRFLFAPGTLGAITWLDRHHADLGRIRHGLVLANLGDAGGFTYKQTRAGTLGAPLAVDRAVAVAMRDLGRDVDVRPFEPTGYDERQFGSPGFDLPVGRLTRTPHGEYPEYHTSGDDLGLVRPEALAASLSALEAVVDVLDGDRRYRNTQPYGEPQLGRRGLYASLGGLPEGPAAQQAALWVLNLSDGTRSLLDVAERSALPFSTVRAAADRLAEAGLLVAA, encoded by the coding sequence GTGCCCGTCGCTGCCCCGCCGCCTGCCCCTGCCCGCCTCGGTGAGTCTGCCGAGGCGGACGTCCCTGACGTGGGCGCCGCGCTCCACAAGCTGGTCGCGGAGTGGCTGCCGTTCCGGCGCGGGCTAACGGGCGCCGGGCTCCGCGAACAACTCCTCGCCATCAGCGAGCGGGTGCCGATGCGGATCTCGGAGGTCCCCAGTGGCACGAAGGTGCTCGACTGGACGGTCCCCAAGGAGTGGCGCGTCCGCGAGGCATACCTGGCCCGCGAGGACGGGACGCGGATCGTGGACTGGGCGGACAGCCCGCTCCACCTCGTCCAGTACAGCGTCGCCGTGCGCGACACGATGCCGCTCTGGGCGCTCCGGGCGCACCTCCACACGCTGCCCGAGCAGCCCTCGCTCGTCCCGTACCGCACGTCTTACTACGCGCCGACGTGGGGCTTCTGCCTGACGCACGACGCGCTCGACGCGCTGGCGGCCGAGATCGGAGAGGGGGGCGAGGTCCGGGTCGTGATCGACGCCGAGCATGTGGACGGGAGCCTGACGATGGGGGAGGTGGTGATCGAGGGCGAGACGAGCGACGAGATCCTGTTTTCGGCCCACGCCTGCCACCCGGCGCTCGCCAACGACAACACGGCCTCGCTGGCCGTCGCCACGATGCTCGCCCGCCGCCTGCTGAACGGCCCGAAGCGGCGCCACACGATCCGGTTCCTGTTCGCGCCCGGCACGCTGGGCGCCATCACGTGGCTCGACCGCCACCACGCCGACCTCGGGCGGATCCGCCACGGCTTGGTGCTCGCCAACCTGGGCGACGCGGGTGGTTTCACGTACAAGCAGACGCGCGCCGGGACGCTCGGCGCTCCGCTGGCCGTCGACCGCGCCGTGGCCGTCGCGATGCGCGATCTCGGCCGCGACGTGGACGTGCGGCCGTTCGAGCCGACCGGCTACGACGAGCGCCAGTTCGGGAGTCCCGGCTTCGACCTCCCCGTCGGCCGCTTGACGCGGACGCCGCACGGCGAGTACCCCGAGTACCACACCTCCGGCGACGACCTCGGCCTCGTCCGCCCCGAGGCGCTCGCGGCCTCGCTGTCTGCCCTCGAAGCCGTCGTCGACGTGCTCGACGGCGACCGCCGTTACCGCAACACGCAGCCCTACGGCGAGCCGCAACTGGGCCGACGTGGCCTCTACGCCAGCCTCGGCGGTCTCCCCGAGGGCCCTGCCGCCCAGCAGGCCGCGCTCTGGGTCCTCAACCTGTCCGACGGCACGCGCTCGCTCCTGGATGTGGCCGAGCGGAGCGCCCTGCCGTTTTCCACCGTCCGCGCCGCCGCCGACCGTCTGGCCGAGGCGGGCCTGCTCGTCGCCGCCTGA